Proteins encoded by one window of Natronomonas salsuginis:
- a CDS encoding ribonuclease P protein component 1 yields MTPESLARHELAGLDVTVTDATNPDLIGISGCVRDETMRTLLVATSDGVKQVPKAGTTFRFVLETATVAVEGDRLLARPALRTETHRGSLWQ; encoded by the coding sequence ATGACCCCCGAATCGCTCGCCCGCCACGAACTTGCCGGTTTGGACGTGACAGTCACGGACGCGACCAATCCCGATCTGATCGGGATTAGCGGCTGCGTTCGCGACGAGACGATGCGGACGCTGCTCGTGGCGACGAGCGATGGGGTCAAACAGGTGCCGAAGGCGGGGACGACGTTCCGGTTCGTCCTGGAGACGGCCACCGTGGCCGTCGAGGGCGATCGGCTACTCGCGCGCCCCGCGCTCCGCACCGAAACACACAGAGGTTCACTATGGCAATAG